From the genome of Oryza glaberrima chromosome 1, OglaRS2, whole genome shotgun sequence:
AAATTATTAGGCTACTAGCTTTATACCAATCTGTgcatcatagttttttttttcattgtattGTTCTCAATACTCATATCAAATAATTTATCGTGATTATATTATTGATTGTTTTTTGTGTAGTTCCTGACCTCTGATTCTGTAGATTTGCTACACCTCATGTATCTATATGCAAATGACATTATTGCTTAGACAGAAACAACAGCTTGAGTCTCCACCAAGTGCAGTGTAAACACCAGTATGGTAGGAGTAATTTCTTATGTAACAGTAACATGAGGAGAGGAAACCAAAAGCCATGCTGTGCAGAGACAACCAATACAGTTAATCGTTAAAAAGATAAATGATTCcacattactatttttttaacacaaaacattAGCCAAAATTAGTGGCGTGGAATAACCTTCTTCCACGAATCGCTAACCTAGTTCTTACTCAGGATCAAGATAAGTTTCATTGGAATTTAACCCAAAATGGAGAGTTTTCAGTGAAGTCGCATTATCTTGCCTTGGTACATTCAGATTTGCCCAACATAAACAAAGTAATTTGGAAATTAAAAATACCGCTTAAAGTGAAGATATTCCTATGGTATTTACGTCGTGGGGTAGTTTTGACAAGGGATAACCTAGCTAAGCGCAATTGGCAAGGAAGTAAGAATTGTTGCTTTTGTCACAAAGATGAGACaatattacatttgttttatgaGTGCAGATTTGCCCGTTTTGTGTGGTGCATTATACAAGTGGCTACAGGGCTTTTCCCGCCACGTGGTGTATCCAATATGTTTGGTAATTGGCTATGGGGAATTAGGAAAGACTTGAAGTCACTTATCCTGTTAGGGGCAGCCACTATTTGTTGGTCATTATGGCTTTGCAGGAATGATATTgtgtttgacaaaagaaaaatctctTCTCCTTTACaggttatttttttaactatccACTTCCTTCGTACCTGGGCTATCCTTTAGAAGCCTGGTTCACGGGATTTGGTTGCAGCGGCGTGTCAGCGCTTGGAGCAGGTGGTCAGGGAATGTTTTACCCAGGGACATGGGTGGCGGTCTAGCCTGAAGATTGGTGCTCCCTGATTTTTACTGCTTTCCTTCTCTTGTTACAAACTCTTTTGTGGGTTTGTGtgttttggctgtgtgcatcctagttatgcagaggccgggaGTTTTCTTAGTATGGTTCTATCAACTTGATGTAATCGTCTGAGATTAATAAAAGCTtcctttatcaaaaaaaaacattattaaGTTGAACAACAGTGAGGTAAACAAGCAACATGCTTCCTTATTCAGCTCCAATGTCCCAGAAGCAACAATGACAGTTTGGATCTGTATCAGGCAATATTTGTGCAAGTTTCTGCCTTCTGCATGTTTTATTTGTGGATAAAAGTAGGACTAAAGAAGTAGAAATGACAATACCCAGAAGCGAGGTAGATGATCGTCCACAAGAATAGCCATCAAGGAGAGccaaaaccaccaccaccaggagTGAGAATCTGAAGAATCTCACCAGCATTAACCATAACAGTGTTCTTCCCTCCAAGGTAAACTCTACGACCATCTTTCTTGACGAGATAGTTTGCACCACGGGCCCCATTTCTTCCTCCCTTCAGTCCCCTGGGAGCATGCACCCTTCTCTCTGAAAGAATGCTCACAACAACAGGCTGGCGAAATTCAATCTCTCTCACAAGGCCATCACCACCTCTGTGGAAACCAGAACCTCCACTGTTCTCCCTGATGCTAAATCTATGTAAAAGAACGGGGTATCGCTGCTCAAAGATCTCTGGGTCAGTCATCCTTGTGTTTGTCATGTGACACTGAACACCACTTGTACCATCCCAACTCGCCCCAGCTCCTGAACCGCCTCCAATGGTCTCATAGTAACCGAAGGTGTCGTCTCCAAATGTCAAATTGTTCATGCAACCCTGGGAGCAGGCGCATGCTTGGAAAGCCATTAGGACTACGTCCGTCACTCTCTGAGAGGTCAATACATTACCACCAACCACTGCAGCTTTGTCACTTGGAGAAAGGAAAGAGCCTTTAGGAATTAGGATCTTCACAGGAGCTAGGCAGCCTTGATTTAGAGGTATATCAACATCGACCAAGCACCGTAAGCAGTATATCACAGCAGCCGCTGTTACTGCTTCAGGAGCATTCCAGTTACCATACACCTCAGGACTGGTGCCTTCAAAGTCAAAGGTTGCTTCGCCTTTACTTGAATCAAGGGTGAGCTTCAAATGGAGCACAGAACCATCATCCATgtaatcttcatcttcgatGACACAAGACCCATTCTCCTTTTCAACTCTCGATGCAACTACCTTAAGCATTTCTCTAACAGCTTCTTCAGCATTGTTTTGGACATGATTCATATAAGATTGAACAGTGATCAAACCATACTGATTTATCAGTTCTTTGATAAGTGTTATTCCCCGCTGGTTTGCTGCCACCTGAGCATGGAGGTCAGAAAGATTATCTTGGATCTTACGTGTTCCTGGAATCTTATGGTTTGTAAGTTCATCAGAGGACGGTGACTGTAGCAAGTGAATTATTCCTTCCTCTTGGAAAACACCTCTCTCAACAAGTTTAAATGCTTTGATGGCAGCACCTTCCTCCCAGATGCTTTTTGAGAAAGGAGGCATGCTTCCTGGGGTGATACCACCGATCTCTGCATGGTGACCTCTACTAGCAACAAAGAAGATAACTTTACCTTCATTGAAAACAGGTGTGACAACTGTTATGTCTGGAAGATGGCTACCCCCAGAACATGGATGATTCGTTACAAGAACATCACCCTCATGGAGATTATCACCCCAATATTTGAGTTGCCAACGCACGGTGCTAGACATGGCTCCCAAATGCACAGGGACATGAGGGGCATTTGCGACAAGGCCACCATCCGGACCAAAGAGAGCACAAGAAAAGTCCAGTCTTTCCTTTATATTGGTAGAAATAGAAGTTCTTTGAAGTGTTCGACCCATCTGTTCAGCAATACCCATGAATCGATGATTGAAGATAGAAAGTTGGACCACATCAGCAACTGTCTCTGATACTTCTACACTGCTTGAAGCAGCACTTATCTCAATTTTTATGTTACCATACTTGGTGATGATAGCTTTACAGTCTTTTTCTACTATCACTGTACTGTTCCCATTCATTATAACTGCAGGACCCTTCAATACATGCCCATAGCCCAAATTCTGAAGCTTGTAAAGTGGTGTTTCCTGCCATCCGTATGAAAAATAAATTCGACATGAACTTTCTGGCACAGGTTTGGTTGATACTGGTGTCAGTTCATGAGGCTGCAAGATATTTGTAGCACCAACTCCCTGAACCCTCACATCACATATGAGTATTTTTCTGTTTAATAATTTGAAGCCATACTCTTGCTGAAACAATTTCACAAACTCATCAGCATAATCACTTCCAGATTCTCTCTCTGGTTGTTTAACCATGATTGCTGTATCGGTTCCCTCGTACCTCAAGTTCAAGTATGAATGTGTCCTGATGCTGTCCTCTCCAAAACCCTGCTCTATTAACTTTTCTTTCACCTGCTTAACTAAAAGATCTACTCTTCGAGATGCCTCTGCAGCAGAATCAACATTATAAATAGCAGAGTATGGCTCTTGCAAATCTTCAATAACATCAGCAAGGCCCATTCCATATGCACTCAATATGCCACAGTAGCGATGAATAAGTAACTCAGACATGCCAAGGGATCTTGCCATAGCACATGCATGTTGAGGACCAGCACCACCAAAGCATGCGAGAGCATGGTTCTTAGTGTCATGCCCCTTCATTTCAGTCAACTGCCTTATAGGTCGGCACATCGCCTCATTTGCGACATTAACAAAACCGAGGGCAATCTCCTCAACCGTCATGTCCTTTGCTGATGGATCCTGACTCTTTCGGTGAGAGTTTATCTCAACAGCAAGACTCTCAAACGCCTTTTTAGTAGCGTCATAATCAAGGGGTAAATCTTCGTTAGGACCAAATATGGATGGGAAGTACTCAGGAATAACAGTTCCCAGAATCAAATTGGCATCAGTTATCGCCAGCTCACCACCTTTTCTATAGCATACAGGACCAGGATGTGCTCCAACAGAATCTGGCCCAACCTTGAAAGCTCCAAACTGAAACTTAAGCTTCGATCCACCACCAGCAGCCACCGTGTTTATGTCAAGCTGGGGAGCTTGTATTATTGCCCCAGCAATTTGGGTCTCCAGAACTTGTTCATAGCTTCCATCGTAGCGGCTAACATCTGTGGATGTACCACCCATGTCAAATCCAATCAGCGGTTTTGATGTCTCAAGTTGAAACAAGGTCTGAGAGTAGCCAACCACACCACCTGCAGGACCTGACAACACTGCTTTGTGCCCGGAGAATCTCCTCTCTGGTGCCAGACCACCATCTGACTGCATAAACAGCACATTCACCTGCTCACCTCCCCCTTCAAACCTGGACATGAATCCTGATAGGTACTCTTTGATGACTGGTGTGAGATAAGCATCCACACTGGCTGTCAAACCACGAGGCACAGCACGGACCATCGGCGTCAATGATGAAGACAACGATACATGCTTGAATCCCATCTCAAGAGATAATTTCTCAATGAGAAGCTCATGCTGAGGATAAGTATATGAGTGCATTAAAACCACTGCCAAACATCTTATTCCTTTGTCAAGCAAACCTTTCAACAAAGGCTTCAATGCTTCTACATCAACCGGCTTCGCCACCCTGACCAATTCCCCTGAGATCCCTTTAACAGATAAACCATCATCCctctcaccatcaccaccaccaacaaGTTCAACCCTCTCATCAACCTCAACCACCTCCTCATACAAATTCGATGGCTTTGACACCTTGAGATCGAATATGTTTGGCCGAGCCTGGTTACCAATCTGAAGCAAATCCCTGAATCCCCGGGTGACACACAGCGCGATCCTTTCACCCTTCCTCTCAAGAAGCGCATTCGTGGCCACCGTGGTGCCCATCCGAATCCAATCAATCTTGCCCGTGGGAATCTTGGACGACCGCGGGATCCTCTCCCCGGAGAACTCCTGGAGGATCCTCCTGATCCCTTCTATGGGGGCGTCGTCGTAGTTCGACGGGTCGACAGAGAGAAGCTTCATCACGTAGCCTTCCCTCCTCCCGGGCACCTCTGCGTAGATGTCGGTGAATGTGCCGCCCCTGTCAATGCAGAATCTGAATTTCTCCGTGCTACCCATCCTAACTTCGAGGTACTCTCAGAATCTGCGTCCTctgcaaaacaccaaaacagcagcGTGGATGCAGGCAATTCAGATTAATCTGGTAATGGGTGATGGATTACTGTAGTAAGTAGAAGTGAGTTGTAGCACTGAGCTGTGCTGTGAATTAATCAAACAAAGGGGGATAAGAGcgccaggggcggatccaacttgggacatgggggGTTCAGTTGAACTCCCAAATTTTGGGGGAATCAAACAATAAACTGTTACTTGTATTTTCTCGTGAAATAGCTTCTTCCAGaactagaagagaagctagggttaacgaacgcaagcaaattccagacAGACGTAGCCCCGgtggggtgggagagagagagagatgaatcagaagctcaccaggatcccctcccctgctctgctcgccacCGTGCTCCAACCCTGCCACCGTCACCGTGCTGCGTCGCCCCAGTTGCCGTGCGCCGTGCTGCCGCCGTCACCGTGCGCTGCCGCCTAAACCGTCGCGccgagaggagggaggaagcaGCCTCTGGctctgccgccgctgcctcgctcGTCTCCCCTTTTTCTCCTCGCGATAAGGCCCGAGTCGACGAGTGGGCGGCGCGACGGTTCGGCTGGATCCAAGGTAATGCGATGGCATTTTCCTGTAATTTCGATGAAAGTGGACGGGTAGCGCTGTAATTATTTTCAGAGTAGGACGTGGAGCCACGTTTTCGCCACTCCACCTCGCTAAGtcgctagtactccctccgttttgacaccgttgactttttaagtacgtgtttgactattcatcttatttaaaagaatttaactaattatttatttttttcatataatttgattcattgttaaatatactttcatgtacacatataattttatatatttcacaattttttttaataagacgaacggtcaaatatgtgctaaaaagtcaacggtgtcaaacattttgaaacggagggagtataaatttcTGGAGCGATTCACTTGGCTCCCACTCCAATTGACCATTTGGCCGTGGGAATCTTGGATCGAGGATCCTCCTGATCCCTTCGATGGGGGTGTCGTCGTAGTTCAACGGGTCAACGGAGAGAAGCTTCATCACGTAGCGCTAGCGCCTTCCCCTACCTCAAGAAGCCCCTCCCGATGCTGGACATCGCTGACGGATCGTTTGGCTCCGGCACCGCGGCAATGTGCTAGGACTGCGATAACCAAGCGAAGAAAGACTATGGCCACCAACATTGCCGCACGTGCTGCAAAAGCCGCGGCTTCGGTTGCTCCATCCACGTCAAGAGCACCTGAGtgcccaccgctcgccgccgtgagCACCAACAGCTCACTGGCTCATCCCCGTCTTTCCCCGCAACCGCCTCCACCACAGCCACCGCTTCCGCCTCTGCCTCCAAGAAGCCTTGCCTTCTCACCTCCCAAACGACGACGTCGCACACCTCCACCTCCAACGCCACCACGCCCGCAGCTTTGACACCACCTCCAGCCATCAAGTAAAACGCCATTGATACCCGCGCATGTTCATCAATACATACGCGCAATTCGGCATGTTTGTCTCCTACGAATCTACAAACAGCTCAAATTATTAAGCTTGTGCCATTTTTTGCAGACGTGTTGTTTAGGAGAGCTTGCCAATGCAGGTGTGCACACCGGTGGTGTTTAGGTGACAGGAGAGGAAAatatgaaagaaaaagaggCCGACGGAGAGGTGGccaggccgccgctgctccctaTCGCCGTCCCCACCAtcgctccccaccgccgctcgGGGCAAGGTGAAAAAAGAGGccgggggagagaaagagagataagggagagagagagaggagggaaggaggaggaagaagggaaggaaagggagaatgacatgtggggcccacattgtcggtgggtcccacttgtgtgtgtttgtgaatgacatgtcggtcctacaaaattacaaaatttTGCCTTTTGTTTTACTCTAATTCCACATAAGCAACGCGTCGACgacacgtgggacgaagaccggATCAACAgtgccacgtaggtgccacatcAGCTAAAACCGCTTGCAAACCCACCcaaggagtcaaattgcatTTGTTTTAATAGTTCGGGGAGTTTTCTTATCCAGCTTTCTGGTTAAAGGGCACAAATTAGATTCGGCCGATATTTAAAGAAGTCAAATGAGCTTTttccttgtttaataataaatcccTCTGTCAGCCGCCCAACAAATACCAACGTAATCAAATCATATGATGTGGCAATTAATATTAGCAGCACGGTTTTTAAATTTCCCCTCGTGATCGCGCACAAGATGTAGACAAGATGCTCCGTATTCATGACATGCAAAATAGATGATTATAGTACTTTGAAATCGCAAAATAAACATGCGGACAACCTTTGTTATCCCACCCGTCTCACGGCCACCGGCAGATCGGATTATTAACTACTCCTCGATTAGCTACAGtactttgggaaaaaaaacgTTGACTGATCAAAATTTATACGGCGACCACCTGTACATAAAAGTACAtcctagatttatttattttgatgcACATTATTATTGCCACAACAAAGCCATCGCACAGAATAATACTGACATATCAGCATAGTATACGTGTTCCAAATACTAGTTTCCACTGTGTGCACGACACGGTATGTCCGGACGTGCACGTATCTCCATTGCTAACGTATTATTACCACTATAAATACAAACCGGTCAAGTTTGAAGAGTCAGTCCACCATCGGTTCTgtacatagtaaaataaaataaactagcaatACATACAGGAAGCATAAaagatttaattcaaatccaaatccaaactcAACCCAAAGCTTGGCAAGGGTTATACACGCCGTCGATCATGTGGCTCACGCGGAGGAGTAAAGACACGAGACTTTCTGATCCGACTAGAGGCCACGTGCCACAAGCATCACACAGAACAAGAGGCACGCACAcgagaaaaacaaaaaccaaaaataaatagggagagggaggaaggggagagttTTATAGCGTGGTGGGAGTGGGGAGACCTGACCAGGAAAGGAGACGAGACCCGATTCGTtcccacctcctcgccgcccaccgctctccatctcctcttcttcctcctcctcctctcgtcgtcctcgtcgccgtctcGTCTTCTATTTATttaggagtatttttttttcatctatctATACCCCCCGCCTCCccgatttttcttcttcttcctcctcttacctcgcgtcgccgccgcgggcgtcAGCGCTCGCGTCCCCCGTGTCTCGTTTCGTCCATCACAACTCGCTctccgtgcggcggcggcggcggcgatccccGATCGGGCGACTCCGGCGATTGCGAGGTAACTAgcgtctctcctcctcctcctcccttctcgaGGTTCGCTCGATTTGGGCGCGTGTCGAATTCGGGAGGCTGGTTTGCTCTGATTGGGCTTGTAcaggttgcttgcttgcttggttTACGTGCGCAGCCGCAGCGTGCTTGTTTTGCTAAAAGGGCGGCTTGGAGAAATTTTTAGCTGACATCGACCGAGCTTGTTTGGCCGCCGCCATTATCGTGCGACGACTTAACTGAATCCGTTTGCAGTTTTCTGCTATGCGGCGTCAGTTAGTTCAGTTTCCTCCGTGCGGGGGGTGGGGCAGGGTGCGGTACATGGGTGGGGGCGATGAACTGTGTGGCACATCGAATTTACTGCAGTAATCTGACAAGGGAATTGCAATTGTAAGGATATAAGGGAACTGCTTCTGCTGTGATTCTCAAGTGCTGCAACCCTAGGTGGCTTCCGCAGTGCCCAGCCCAGGTGGTCCAATGACTTGTACAGTAGGATAGTTGCTACTCGTGTGCACATTGCACAGTAGGTGGGGTGTGTGAAGGGCCACAAAACACCtcttgttattgcttcttttgTTGCATATATGCTACTGCAATCAGCTATGATTTTATTCAGTCTGTGATTTGTTAATAGACAGTTGCCCCTGTCCGAATGGGTCCTCTGAATGTCAAAAATTTCTGCCACTGTTTCATCGAGCTTTTTTATTTGTGGGATGGGATTTATATCTAGGTGATATTAACTGCCACATTGAATTGGTTGCTAGCTGTTAGGGAGTATTTTTCATCTGTCAGTCAGTGGAACTCAGGTCTGCAGTAAGTTTGTTCATGATTGAGAGCATATAGCTTATATCTCACCCAACTGCCAACTTCAGGCAGATAGGAACAATTACACTTTATTTTGTTGCATGCTATCCCCCTCTGTGGATCTAAAGCTTTGCTGCCCATTTTTAGATCCATCTTGCTTGTCATGTTTTCTCTACTTCATTTTTTAACAACAGTTTGCAATGCATTCCGTTTTGGGCAATTATATGATATACATTTTTCTGCTTATTAATCTTAACAGGTTGAAATTAATACATTGATGCTGTATCATCACAGAGGCGGTCTTTCTTAATCTTCAATATTTTCTTAGAGCTAAACGGTTATATCTTGGTGTCTTCTTAGCAACAATGCCATCTCTTCAGTTATTGCAACTGACAGAGCACGGACGCAACCTTTTGTCTTCGAGAAGGTGTGCTGTTTTAACATTGTCtttctaaattttagtaagtcGATCATTTAGTTCTTATCTCATGTTCCTTGTTCTTTACAAACATCAACAGGAGAACTCTTGCAGTTGTTTCTGGTGCGTTACTTGCGGGTGGAACTTTAGCATATGCTCACTCAGCTCGGCGCCAAAAACGTCAGGAAGAATATTCTCATAGTGATGCAAGTACACAGACCACGGGTAATCAGAGCATTTGTCAAAATGGTGTTGAtggtaaattggtaaaaacaaggaaaaagaaaaatgggtTGAAATCCTTACAATTTCTGGCTGCTATTTTGCTTAAAAAGATTGGTCCAAATGGAACAAATCATCTTCTCGGCTTGATGATAACAGCTGTAAGTTCGATGGTTCTCTTTAGTGTGGGTGTTTTTGTTTGACATTCTGATAATATTGTTCTGAATTTAATAACTTGTATGGCCATCTATGCTCTACACCTTGAATGTGTATTCTACTTCATGGACTAAGCATATTGTGCTTGTTATCTACATTTCCAAGTATTTATCTGCATTTTATGCTAGAGTTTAATATGTTACTGAGCTTTGCTGACTTGGTTGCTGATTAGTTATGATATGTTGTATCAGTTAGTTAAACTCTCGATCATTGAGCTATAGCATACCATGATAGGAAGTACCATTTCCAGCCTTGTCTGACTACATGTAAAAACTCTATAGAGCTTGGGttttcatatttcttttatataaataaaatcttGCTTCTGCAGGTGTTACGTACTGCCGTTGGCCACAGATTAGCAAAAGTTCAGGGCTATCTATTCAGGGCTGCATTTCTTCGGCGTGTTCCAACCTTTACACGCCTGATTATCGAAAATCTTCTTTTATGCTTCCTTCAGTCCACAATATATCAGACCTCCAAGTACTTGACAGGGTCCTTAGGTTTGCACTTTAAGAAGATTTTGACAGATCTTGTCCATGCTGATTACTTTGAGGTATGTTGCTTTAGGAAGTTGAAATCTTCATTCTTTTTGCACCTTAAATTTCACATGATTACACTtactgtttatttttttctttctccacgtatataatctactccctctgtttcatattgtaagtcgtttgactttttcactaatcaaacttctttaagtttgaccaagttaatagaaaaatatagtagtattatcaaca
Proteins encoded in this window:
- the LOC127782410 gene encoding 5-oxoprolinase 1 is translated as MGSTEKFRFCIDRGGTFTDIYAEVPGRREGYVMKLLSVDPSNYDDAPIEGIRRILQEFSGERIPRSSKIPTGKIDWIRMGTTVATNALLERKGERIALCVTRGFRDLLQIGNQARPNIFDLKVSKPSNLYEEVVEVDERVELVGGGDGERDDGLSVKGISGELVRVAKPVDVEALKPLLKGLLDKGIRCLAVVLMHSYTYPQHELLIEKLSLEMGFKHVSLSSSLTPMVRAVPRGLTASVDAYLTPVIKEYLSGFMSRFEGGGEQVNVLFMQSDGGLAPERRFSGHKAVLSGPAGGVVGYSQTLFQLETSKPLIGFDMGGTSTDVSRYDGSYEQVLETQIAGAIIQAPQLDINTVAAGGGSKLKFQFGAFKVGPDSVGAHPGPVCYRKGGELAITDANLILGTVIPEYFPSIFGPNEDLPLDYDATKKAFESLAVEINSHRKSQDPSAKDMTVEEIALGFVNVANEAMCRPIRQLTEMKGHDTKNHALACFGGAGPQHACAMARSLGMSELLIHRYCGILSAYGMGLADVIEDLQEPYSAIYNVDSAAEASRRVDLLVKQVKEKLIEQGFGEDSIRTHSYLNLRYEGTDTAIMVKQPERESGSDYADEFVKLFQQEYGFKLLNRKILICDVRVQGVGATNILQPHELTPVSTKPVPESSCRIYFSYGWQETPLYKLQNLGYGHVLKGPAVIMNGNSTVIVEKDCKAIITKYGNIKIEISAASSSVEVSETVADVVQLSIFNHRFMGIAEQMGRTLQRTSISTNIKERLDFSCALFGPDGGLVANAPHVPVHLGAMSSTVRWQLKYWGDNLHEGDVLVTNHPCSGGSHLPDITVVTPVFNEGKVIFFVASRGHHAEIGGITPGSMPPFSKSIWEEGAAIKAFKLVERGVFQEEGIIHLLQSPSSDELTNHKIPGTRKIQDNLSDLHAQVAANQRGITLIKELINQYGLITVQSYMNHVQNNAEEAVREMLKVVASRVEKENGSCVIEDEDYMDDGSVLHLKLTLDSSKGEATFDFEGTSPEVYGNWNAPEAVTAAAVIYCLRCLVDVDIPLNQGCLAPVKILIPKGSFLSPSDKAAVVGGNVLTSQRVTDVVLMAFQACACSQGCMNNLTFGDDTFGYYETIGGGSGAGASWDGTSGVQCHMTNTRMTDPEIFEQRYPVLLHRFSIRENSGGSGFHRGGDGLVREIEFRQPVVVSILSERRVHAPRGLKGGRNGARGANYLVKKDGRRVYLGGKNTVMVNAGEILQILTPGGGGFGSP